The DNA segment CAACCAGATACCATTGTTGCTCCGGTGCGAGCAGGGCTGGCGCATCGGCGGTTCTGTGGCGAATGGTAATAAAATCTTGGGTCAACGCCTTCCAAGTTTTACTTAGATTGCTTTGCCAATCATTCAGATCGCCAGAAATGGCGGTATCTTCTGGAGCGCTTGCATCCGCATCGGCACGGTTTAGCGGTAATTTGTCGAGTTGATCGATTAAGGCATCGATTGCTAACACACTGCCTTCAATATCCGCACTCTTAATATTGGTGGTCGCGGCGATATCCCTGGCTAGTGCCTTACGGATTGGCAGTAAGGCTGGGTTGTTCATTGCGGCAATGGTTTCATCGGCGGACTTTAATAAGTCGGTCGCCGTGCGTGGATCTTTTTCGAGCCAAAGCTTACGCCCCGCCATGTTCACCAAATATTCGGCTTCCGAGGCCATCCAGTGAGTTGGGCTGCGCTGGGCCAGTTTATTTAATCTGTCCTGCAACTGACTCTGGTCTGTAGCGAGTTTAGCTAGCTCTTGGAAGGTTTTGGCATCGGACAGTTGTTGTTGCTCAAGCTGTGCAATGCGTTGATTCGGGGCGAGTAAAGCCTGCTGCAGCTGATCTTGTAGGGCTAGATTTTTCGTCTCTTGCAGTTGAAGCTGTTGCTGCATTTGTTGATACAGCAAATAGCCGCCACCTATGGTGCAAACGGTTAAGCCTAAGGCCAATAACACACCGAAACGAATGGCCCATGAACTGCGATTCACTTGCACCACTTGGCGAGTCGCTTGAGTCGATTCGGGTTTGCTTGCTTGCGGCTTAGTGTCGGCAGGTTTTGCTTCTTGTTCTTCGAGCTTATTTACCTGTGATTCAGAAGCTTGGGTCTGTGATGCAGCGTCATCGGTATTGACCGACGGAGCGAGAACTGGGGTAGCCTGTGACTCTGGGCTTTGGGCGTCGTGCTTGTTGTTATCCATTTAACAGTCCTTAAAATCATGCTACTGCCGAAATTCGAGTAAAATCGGGCTAAATAGCGCTTAGAGTTTAAGGGCGTTTAGCACGGCTTTGCTGTTGGCGGCATTGGCATTGGTGACTTGGGTTATACCAAAGGCATGAGCTTGAGCTTCTACTCGGTTACTGGGGACTATGATATGACATGAGCGCAGCCATGCAAATAACTCTTTTGGCACTAAATTAATCAGATTATCCAGTACTTCACCACTCGTTACGACGATAGTATCTATCCCAAAGTCACGCCAGTGTTGGCTAACCGCTGCGCCATCGAGCGGCGGGCAAGCGCGTTGATAGACTTCCCAATAGCGCACCTTCGCGCCTCTGGCTCTTAGTTGCTCGGCGAGGGCTTCACGACCACCGACACCACGAATGATAGTGATATGTTTGCCTTGGATATGTTGTAGCTGAGGCAATGTCAGCAAGCCTTCCGTTTGCTGGCAATCATCCGGTGCTTCGAGAGCCTCAATTCCCTTCTCTTGCAGCGCTTCCCAAGTTGCATGACCCACGGCGAAATAAGGCACGCTTGGCCAGTCTTTAACTTGGGCAGTATCGACTTTAAACGCTGCATCAGCAAAGCTCACCGCATTAGCGCTGATACAGATAACCATATCGACATGGGCTAGGGGATGCGAAGTGTCAGGCGGCAGAGGAGGCGTGGCCTCAACACAGAGGAGTGGGGTAACGCAGTGGTCGATACCTTTTTCAGTTAAGGCATCGACCATGGACTGATTGCGCCCCTCGGGGCGCGTCAGTAAGACTTTCATCGTCTTAGGCTTTTGCGTAAACAGCGTCGAGGATGCTTTTAGCGCCTTTGCTGAGCAGCTCTTCTGCAAGGGCAACACCGAGTTGCGTCGCTTCGGTCTTTGGACCTGTGATCACGCCTTCGATGATTTCGCTACCATCGGGATTACCCACGAGGCCGCGCAGAGTCATTTCATCACCGTGGATTTCGGCAAAGGCACCAATAGGTACTTGGCAGCCACCTTCGAGGCGAGTATTCATGGCGCGCTCGGCAATCACGCGGTAGCGAGTCTCTAAGTGCTCTAAAGGAGCTAAAAGCGCTTTTACGCGTGCATCGTTAGTGCGGCACTCGATACCGACAGCGCCTTGACCGTTGGCGGGTAAGGATTCTTCCGCAGAGATAAAGCTGGCAATGCGCTCTGATAACTTCAGGCGAATTAAACCTGCAGCAGCAAGGATAATCGCATCGTATTCGCCGTTATCGAGTTTCGCGAGGCGAGTCCCCACGTTGCCGCGCAGATCTTTGATAATCAGATCTGGGCGTGAGGCGCGCAGTTGGCACTGACGGCGTAGGCTTGAGGTGCCGACTGTGGCGCCAAGTGGCAGTTCACTGATTGACTTATACAGGTTAGACACAAAGGCATCGCGCGGATCTTCACGTTCACAAATCACTTCCAGCCCTAAGCCTTCGGGGAAATCCACTGGCACGTCTTTCATTGAGTGCACTGCGATATCGGCTTGGTCTTCCAGCATGGCGACTTCGAGTTCTTTTACAAACAAGCCTTTACCGCCAACCTTAGCTAATGGGGTGTCTAAGATAACATCGCCCTTAGTGCTCATTGGCAATAGCTCCACCACGATACCTGGGTGAACGCGTTCTAATTCTGCTTTAACAAATTCAGCTTGCCACATGGCCAGCGGACTCTTGCGGGTAGCGATACGTATGCGGTTTTCAGACATGCCTAGTTTCCATCCGAGATCTTAGTTGCGCCAATGCTAACATTGGCTATTCGTGAATGTAAGGAAGCCGTATCGATTCTTTGAAGTCGGCGGTGTTCTAAATGGTCAAAAAGTGTGATGGAGTTCTCATTTAGTTGCTCAGCTTTGCAAAAGTGTTAACATGAGCACACTTCTTACTCGTGCTTGAGCGTCGTTTTCTTGGATGGATCAACAAGGTCAATTTCCTGATATCGCAGAAAGACTTAATCAAGTTCGTATCGCACGAGCTTTAGCCTTGTTGTCGCCGCTGCAAAAGCATTTGTTCCGTTTAATCCCCTTTCTTATTCAGCAGAATAGCGTTCAGTATCCTGGCTTTGTTGACCCCAATACCCCAAGTGGCATTCAAGGCTATAGCCCAGACTCATTTGAGGCGCAGGCCTGCGATGTGTTTAAGCTCCCCTTTAGCGCCAGCGAGGCTGAAAATCCGGCTTTTGAAGGGGTCTATACCATGGGCAGTACGGCCAGTTTTGGTCAGAATGCCAAGAGCGATGTGGATGTATGGTTAGTGCACCATGCACAGCTATGTGATGACGACTTAGCCTCAATCAAATTAAAAACCGAGCGCTTAACCGCTTGGTTTGCTGAGTATCAATTTGAGGTGAACTTTTACTTGGTTCACCCGCAACAATTTTGTGGCGATATGTCGCAGCGTTCGGGTTGCCAATCGTCGATGGCCCATGAACACAGCGGCAGCACACAACATTGGCTATTGTTGGAGGAGTTTTACCGTAGCCAAATTCGGTTAGCGGGTAAAACCATTGCATGGTGGCCCGATGCCAAGCTCAATCCTGAGCTATTGTATCTAGGTAATGTGCACGAGCTGCCGGCGAGTGAGTACTTTGGGGCGTCGCTATGGCAGCTCTATAAAGGCCTCAATAAACCCCATAAGGCCTTAATAAAAGTACTGCTACTGGAAGCCTATGCGAGTGAATATCCCCATTCGCAACTGTTGTGCGACAGGTTGTGGCAAAAGACCTTAGCGGGCGATTTCTCTACCTCTAACGATGCCTATTACGCGATCTATGAGGTCATCGAGGCTTACCTGTTAAAACAGAATGATAATCGTCGACTCGAGATTGTACGCCGCTGTTTTTATCTCAAATGTGGCGTGTATTTGAGTGTTGCGGACCAAGGCAAAGACTGGCGCTACGCCAAAATGCAAAAGCTCGTGCAAGAATGGCAGTGGCCCGACAGCTTGATTTCGACCTTAGATGACTGTGAGCATTGGCACAGCGGACAACTGAACTGGTTCAATGAGCAGCTCAACGAGTTGCTGCTGGCGAGTTACCAGACGCTGCTGCGCTTCGCCTCGACCCATGAGTTGAACGAGGGACTCAGGATTGAAGAGCTGGGGATGCTCACCCGCAAGCTGCACACTTACTTCAGCCAAGATGAAGACCAAATCGCTAAGTTAAACCTGCTTTGGAGCCGCTCGGTCGCCGAATCTGAAGTGACCATGGTGTCTAGCACCAAGGAAAACCAATACTACCTCTACCGCCAGGGGCCAAAGCCGCAAAATCTGTTGGGTGAATCGGCGATCTGCAAGGGAAAAACCCCCTCGGCATTGATGATCTGGGCTTGCTTGAATGGTGTGTCGACGCCAGAAACCAAATGGTACGAGTTTGGCCAGAGTAAGGTTAAGTCTCGGCGCTTAACCGAGGCATCAAGGCGACTGCTTAACTTTATCGACCACGACTGGCGGGTATCGAAACTCGACCTATGCCAGCCTTGGCATTTTAGAAAGCTTATTTTTGTACTTAATCTCGACTGCGACCCTACCGTCCACTGGCACGGGCAGGAGATGATGGTAGATGTGATGAATGCCAACGTGTTTTCATTGGGCCGTAAGAAGGAAAATATGCTCGGCGCCCTCGATGCCATCTGTCTCAATAGTTGGGGAGAGTGGCAATGCCACCGTTTTGAGGGCGAAACCGCGGTGTTACAGGCGCTATCGTTTGTCACCCCGGGATTAAGGCGAGCGACCCATCCAGTGGATATGGATGTGATTAGCTGCTCGCAAAAACTCAGACCTCAGCTTAAGTTAGCGGTGAAAAACCTGCTGAAACAAACCGTGCGCCTCTGTCAACAGGTGCAACAATCGAGCACCTTAGTGCAGCCGCTGCAAATCAGCCATACCCGTTATGGGATCTTCTTTAATCCCTTGGGGATGGCGTATCAGGATTTGAGCGATGCCAAATCCTTCTATCAGCAGCTGTCACGCAGTCATCTAGTGCAATTGCCTCGGCCCGAGTTGGGCGACGATCCCTTTTCGAGTATGCCGAAAATTATTCAGAACTTTGCGGCTAAGGGAGCGATTCAATATTTCTTACGGCAGCGGCCCGAAAGCTTGGACGTGTTTATTCTCGATGAAGATAATCAGCTTAGCCATTATGTGCAGCCGGGCTCGAATATGGTGGAGTTGGTCAACAAAGTGAGTCATCACTATGTGTTTGATGAGTATTATGCCGCGAAGGCGAGATTTAATATTCCGCAGTTTTTCCATCTGGTGCGGGTGGCGGGCGAGCTAACGGTGATGCCCTTTGGGGTCGATATCAATAACGCTAACGTGGAGTTTTAAGCGGGAGTTGCTCCCGCTTAGCAATGCTGCACGCGCTTATTAGAAGCTCAGTGCGATACCGCTCTGGCGAAGGATGGAGTCCTGAACAAAGGGCATAAACTCGCCGCCATTACGACCATCAATCCATTTACCATCAACAAAACCAAAGTGATAGCCACCGAAACGGGTCGCAACCCAAATCTCATGCAAAGGCTCTTGTTTGTTGATGACGATTTTCGAACCATCGACAAATTCCAGCTGTAACACGTTACCGCTGGCATCAATATCGACATCGGCGTCTTGTTCATCAATTGCGGTTTCGATAGCGGTCTCTATCGCTTGGAACATGTCATCGGCGAGCTGGTGAAATTCTGTATCTGTCATGGCCATGCATTTCTGTCCTTTGCTTTCGTCAAGATGGGTGCGATTATAAGGCTATTAGTCACCAGATGCACAGATGTTGAGAAAAATGAGACTGTTTTTATTGTTATTGCTTGGTAGCCTATTCATTACAGCATGCGGTCAAAAAGGCCCCCTGTATAAATCCTCTCCCGCAGAGGTGAGTCAGCCTACAAAAATCAAGGCGCCGAAGAGTGAAGCAACACCAGCCGACACGGCGGAGCCTCAAGCTGAAACTGAAAAAACACAATAATAATCAGCATAATTACAACAAAGCGCAGTAAGGAATCGGACATTGGATCACTTTCTCTACCAAGACAATACCCTGTACGCCGAAGGCTGTCGGGTCAATGATTTAGCCCAGCAGTATGGCACGCCACTGTATATCTATTCCCGTGCGACGCTCGAACGTCACTGGCATGCGTTTAATAATGCGGTGGCCGACCATCCACATTTAGTGTGTTACGCGGTGAAAGCCAACTCGAACTTAGCCGTACTTAACGTCTTGGCTCGTTTAGGCAGTGGTTTTGATATTGTCTCGGGCGGTGAGTTAGCGCGGGTGATTGAAGCCGGTGGCGACCCTGCCAAAGTGGTGTTTTCGGGCGTGGGTAAAACCGTTGCCGAAATGGAGCAGGCGCTTAACCTTGGTATTTATTGCTTTAACGTCGAATCGAGCGCCGAGCTTGAACAACTTAATGACGTTGCAGGCCGCTTAGGTAAAGTTGCCCCTGTGTCGCTGCGGGTGAATCCCGATGTCGATGCCGGTACGCATCCATATATCTCAACCGGCCTTAAAGAGAACAAATTTGGTATCGCCATGGATGAGGCCGAAGTCGTATTCGCCCGTGCCCATGCGCTGCCACATTTGCAGGTCAAAGGGGTCGATTGCCATATTGGTTCACAGCTGACCGAGATCCAGCCTTTCCTCGATGCGATGGACAGAATGTTAGCCCTTATCGACCGTCTGGCCGAGCAAGGCATAGTGATTGAACACTTCGATGTGGGTGGTGGTTTAGGGGTAACCTATGACGATGAAACCCCGCCGCATCCCGATGTTTACGCCGCTGCACTGCTCGCGCGTTTAGGCGATCGTAAGCTCAAGTTAATTTTCGAGCCGGGTCGCGCCATTGCTGCTAACGCGGGGATTTTCGTCACTCAGGTGCTGTACCTTAAAGAAAACAGCGACAAGCGTTTTGCGATTGTCGACGGCGCGATGAACGACTTAATTCGCCCCGCACTCTATAGCGCTTGGCAAAATATCATTCCGGTAAACCCAAGGGATGAACAGGCGCAAGTATTTGATATCGTAGGGCCAGTGTGCGAAACCGGTGACTTTTTAGGTAAAGACAGAGCACTCGCGATTACGGCGGGGGATTTACTGGTTGTGCGCTCGAGCGGGGCCTACGGTTTTGCTATGGCTTCTAACTATAACACTCGTCCGCGTGCGGCCGAGGTGATGGTCGATGGTGACAAGGCTTATCTGGTGCGTGAACGAGAAAAATTAGCGCAGCTCTGGCAAGGTGAGCAACTCCTGCCGTAAACTAGAAAATTATATTGATTCAGGCGCTTGGCTAGTTAATGGCGGCGCCTAGGCTTAAAGGATAAGTATCTTGATCCAATTCACTAAGATGCACGGACTGGGCAACGATTTTATGGTGGTCGATGGTGTCACGCAGAACGTGTTCTTTTCGCCTGAGCAGATCCGCCGTTTAGCCGACCGTAACTTTGGCATAGGTTTCGACCAACTTTTGCTGGTTGAGCCGCCCTATGATCCCGATTTGGATTTTCACTATCGTATCTTTAATGCCGACGGTGGTGAGGTCGAAAACTGCGGTAATGGCGCCCGTTGTTTTGCGCGCTTTGTTCGCAATAAAGGGCTGACGAATAAGAATAAAATTCGCGTGAGCACCTCTACGGGGAAGATGACTCTGCGCCTCGAACGAGACGGCACCGTTACTGTGAACATGGGCGTGCCCGTGCTCGACCCTAGCCAAATTCCTTTCAAAGCCAAAAAGGCTGAAAAAACCTATCTGTTGCAAACGCCGCAACAAACCTTTTTATGTGGCGCGGCCTCTATGGGTAACCCCCATTGCGTGCTCGATGTCGAA comes from the Shewanella mangrovisoli genome and includes:
- the hemC gene encoding hydroxymethylbilane synthase, whose translation is MSENRIRIATRKSPLAMWQAEFVKAELERVHPGIVVELLPMSTKGDVILDTPLAKVGGKGLFVKELEVAMLEDQADIAVHSMKDVPVDFPEGLGLEVICEREDPRDAFVSNLYKSISELPLGATVGTSSLRRQCQLRASRPDLIIKDLRGNVGTRLAKLDNGEYDAIILAAAGLIRLKLSERIASFISAEESLPANGQGAVGIECRTNDARVKALLAPLEHLETRYRVIAERAMNTRLEGGCQVPIGAFAEIHGDEMTLRGLVGNPDGSEIIEGVITGPKTEATQLGVALAEELLSKGAKSILDAVYAKA
- the cyaY gene encoding iron donor protein CyaY, translated to MAMTDTEFHQLADDMFQAIETAIETAIDEQDADVDIDASGNVLQLEFVDGSKIVINKQEPLHEIWVATRFGGYHFGFVDGKWIDGRNGGEFMPFVQDSILRQSGIALSF
- a CDS encoding uroporphyrinogen-III C-methyltransferase, which codes for MDNNKHDAQSPESQATPVLAPSVNTDDAASQTQASESQVNKLEEQEAKPADTKPQASKPESTQATRQVVQVNRSSWAIRFGVLLALGLTVCTIGGGYLLYQQMQQQLQLQETKNLALQDQLQQALLAPNQRIAQLEQQQLSDAKTFQELAKLATDQSQLQDRLNKLAQRSPTHWMASEAEYLVNMAGRKLWLEKDPRTATDLLKSADETIAAMNNPALLPIRKALARDIAATTNIKSADIEGSVLAIDALIDQLDKLPLNRADADASAPEDTAISGDLNDWQSNLSKTWKALTQDFITIRHRTADAPALLAPEQQWYLVENVRHKLLQAQQALYRYDRAAYHQSLMMARQWIQTYFDVQAHQTSEAIAEIDKLATLELDPITLKSFAAKPLLLQLTSYGELTSSEEPQL
- the lptM gene encoding LPS translocon maturation chaperone LptM, which translates into the protein MLRKMRLFLLLLLGSLFITACGQKGPLYKSSPAEVSQPTKIKAPKSEATPADTAEPQAETEKTQ
- the dapF gene encoding diaminopimelate epimerase, whose protein sequence is MIQFTKMHGLGNDFMVVDGVTQNVFFSPEQIRRLADRNFGIGFDQLLLVEPPYDPDLDFHYRIFNADGGEVENCGNGARCFARFVRNKGLTNKNKIRVSTSTGKMTLRLERDGTVTVNMGVPVLDPSQIPFKAKKAEKTYLLQTPQQTFLCGAASMGNPHCVLDVEDVANANVAEIGALLTKHERFPRGVNVGFMQVVNSGHIKLRVYERGAAETLACGTGACAAVVVGQIQGKLDQQVRVDLPGGTLTINWEGEGKPLWMTGPAQHVYDGQIQL
- a CDS encoding class I adenylate cyclase produces the protein MDQQGQFPDIAERLNQVRIARALALLSPLQKHLFRLIPFLIQQNSVQYPGFVDPNTPSGIQGYSPDSFEAQACDVFKLPFSASEAENPAFEGVYTMGSTASFGQNAKSDVDVWLVHHAQLCDDDLASIKLKTERLTAWFAEYQFEVNFYLVHPQQFCGDMSQRSGCQSSMAHEHSGSTQHWLLLEEFYRSQIRLAGKTIAWWPDAKLNPELLYLGNVHELPASEYFGASLWQLYKGLNKPHKALIKVLLLEAYASEYPHSQLLCDRLWQKTLAGDFSTSNDAYYAIYEVIEAYLLKQNDNRRLEIVRRCFYLKCGVYLSVADQGKDWRYAKMQKLVQEWQWPDSLISTLDDCEHWHSGQLNWFNEQLNELLLASYQTLLRFASTHELNEGLRIEELGMLTRKLHTYFSQDEDQIAKLNLLWSRSVAESEVTMVSSTKENQYYLYRQGPKPQNLLGESAICKGKTPSALMIWACLNGVSTPETKWYEFGQSKVKSRRLTEASRRLLNFIDHDWRVSKLDLCQPWHFRKLIFVLNLDCDPTVHWHGQEMMVDVMNANVFSLGRKKENMLGALDAICLNSWGEWQCHRFEGETAVLQALSFVTPGLRRATHPVDMDVISCSQKLRPQLKLAVKNLLKQTVRLCQQVQQSSTLVQPLQISHTRYGIFFNPLGMAYQDLSDAKSFYQQLSRSHLVQLPRPELGDDPFSSMPKIIQNFAAKGAIQYFLRQRPESLDVFILDEDNQLSHYVQPGSNMVELVNKVSHHYVFDEYYAAKARFNIPQFFHLVRVAGELTVMPFGVDINNANVEF
- a CDS encoding uroporphyrinogen-III synthase; translated protein: MKVLLTRPEGRNQSMVDALTEKGIDHCVTPLLCVEATPPLPPDTSHPLAHVDMVICISANAVSFADAAFKVDTAQVKDWPSVPYFAVGHATWEALQEKGIEALEAPDDCQQTEGLLTLPQLQHIQGKHITIIRGVGGREALAEQLRARGAKVRYWEVYQRACPPLDGAAVSQHWRDFGIDTIVVTSGEVLDNLINLVPKELFAWLRSCHIIVPSNRVEAQAHAFGITQVTNANAANSKAVLNALKL
- the lysA gene encoding diaminopimelate decarboxylase, with protein sequence MDHFLYQDNTLYAEGCRVNDLAQQYGTPLYIYSRATLERHWHAFNNAVADHPHLVCYAVKANSNLAVLNVLARLGSGFDIVSGGELARVIEAGGDPAKVVFSGVGKTVAEMEQALNLGIYCFNVESSAELEQLNDVAGRLGKVAPVSLRVNPDVDAGTHPYISTGLKENKFGIAMDEAEVVFARAHALPHLQVKGVDCHIGSQLTEIQPFLDAMDRMLALIDRLAEQGIVIEHFDVGGGLGVTYDDETPPHPDVYAAALLARLGDRKLKLIFEPGRAIAANAGIFVTQVLYLKENSDKRFAIVDGAMNDLIRPALYSAWQNIIPVNPRDEQAQVFDIVGPVCETGDFLGKDRALAITAGDLLVVRSSGAYGFAMASNYNTRPRAAEVMVDGDKAYLVREREKLAQLWQGEQLLP